A window of Campylobacter ureolyticus contains these coding sequences:
- a CDS encoding 16S rRNA (uracil(1498)-N(3))-methyltransferase, with protein MVFLYDKNAGDELLKINDFKHLKARRVQENQRIDIRNLKDNYNYIYEITEISKKEISLELVFKHSLPKDELFLSIAWAVVDPIVIEKTLPTLNEIGVKKIFFVYTEFSQKNFKLDLGRFERILINSSQQCGRNSIIKFEIYSSFDEFLTKFNNIALVDFGGEKIQNLNKDKIYFIGPEGGFSENERLKVKDKIGLNSPFILKSNSAVVGIASKILL; from the coding sequence ATGGTTTTTTTATATGATAAAAATGCCGGAGATGAGCTTTTAAAGATAAATGACTTTAAACATCTAAAAGCTAGACGCGTTCAGGAAAATCAAAGAATTGATATAAGAAATTTGAAAGATAATTATAATTATATTTATGAAATAACAGAAATTTCAAAAAAAGAAATCTCTTTAGAGCTTGTTTTTAAACATTCCCTGCCAAAAGATGAACTTTTTTTAAGTATTGCATGGGCAGTTGTAGATCCTATAGTTATAGAAAAAACTCTTCCAACTTTAAATGAAATCGGAGTTAAAAAGATATTTTTTGTCTATACTGAGTTCTCGCAAAAAAATTTTAAACTTGATTTAGGAAGATTTGAAAGAATTTTGATAAACTCATCACAACAATGTGGGCGAAACTCTATAATAAAGTTTGAAATTTACAGTAGTTTTGATGAGTTTTTAACTAAATTTAACAACATTGCGTTGGTAGATTTTGGTGGCGAAAAAATCCAAAATTTAAATAAAGATAAAATTTATTTTATAGGGCCTGAGGGTGGATTTAGTGAGAATGAAAGATTAAAAGTTAAAGATAAGATTGGACTAAACTCACCTTTTATTTTAAAATCAAATAGTGCTGTCGTAGGAATTGCATCAAAAATTTTACTTTAA
- the nuoN gene encoding NADH-quinone oxidoreductase subunit NuoN — MVNKVIFDIEKLNMLCLFPIAFLILFGVFLLIIGMIKKDLTSKFYLSLTSLALVFDLGFILTFSGDLRGFFNLILLDGVAILSATIIILTSLFFLLFSFARNEFEEYQKSEFYTLFLFMISGFNTMIMSDNLILIILGLELSSLCLYTLIALKNTTKSVEAAIKYFVMGALGSAFFVFGAGLLYLSLGSVELYEMNYSLKNLESNWLLIISSIFIITGLGFKVSLVPFHTWLSDIYNSSNEILAGFISIVPKLAAFIVVLRVFDLLLGIESVKSILFILAIITMSFANIVALSSKNIKKMLTFSSISHAGFILGAIFINSTDANVGLFLYWIMFSFANLGAFGILWSIKNGHYDYESFKGLAKSNLSISLLMSLFMLSLAGIPPFSLFWGKFYILSAALGKGYVILAIIMALNSAIALFYYLKLVINMFLYDEKSKISFEENGFIKFSLILCAAFCILAPFVVKFILAFLYNATIFSGF, encoded by the coding sequence ATGGTAAATAAAGTTATTTTTGACATTGAAAAATTAAATATGCTTTGCCTTTTTCCAATTGCCTTTTTAATATTATTTGGAGTTTTTTTGCTCATAATAGGTATGATAAAAAAGGATTTAACAAGTAAATTTTATCTAAGCCTAACAAGTTTAGCACTAGTTTTTGATTTAGGCTTTATCCTTACATTTAGTGGAGATTTAAGGGGATTTTTTAATCTGATATTATTAGATGGTGTTGCTATTTTAAGTGCAACAATTATAATTTTAACATCTTTATTTTTTTTACTTTTTAGTTTTGCTAGAAATGAATTTGAAGAGTATCAAAAAAGTGAGTTTTACACTCTATTTTTATTTATGATATCTGGCTTCAATACGATGATAATGAGCGATAATCTAATTCTAATTATTCTTGGGCTTGAGCTTTCAAGCCTTTGTCTTTATACTCTAATAGCCTTAAAAAACACAACCAAAAGTGTAGAGGCAGCCATTAAATATTTTGTAATGGGAGCTTTAGGAAGTGCTTTTTTTGTATTTGGAGCTGGACTTTTATACTTAAGCCTTGGAAGCGTAGAGCTTTATGAAATGAATTATTCTTTAAAAAATTTAGAAAGCAACTGGCTTTTAATAATTTCATCTATTTTTATAATAACAGGTCTTGGATTTAAGGTATCGCTTGTGCCATTTCATACTTGGCTTAGTGATATTTACAACTCATCAAATGAAATTTTAGCTGGATTTATATCTATCGTTCCAAAGTTAGCAGCTTTTATTGTTGTGCTTAGAGTATTTGATCTGCTTTTAGGCATTGAAAGTGTTAAAAGCATACTTTTTATTTTAGCCATAATAACTATGAGTTTTGCAAATATTGTAGCCTTAAGCTCTAAAAATATTAAAAAAATGCTTACATTTAGCTCAATCTCTCATGCAGGGTTTATCCTAGGAGCAATTTTTATAAACTCAACAGATGCAAACGTGGGGCTATTTTTATATTGGATAATGTTTTCTTTTGCAAATTTAGGTGCTTTTGGCATACTTTGGAGCATAAAAAATGGGCATTATGATTATGAAAGCTTTAAGGGTTTAGCAAAGTCAAATTTAAGTATCTCCTTACTGATGTCACTTTTTATGTTAAGCCTTGCTGGAATTCCACCATTTAGTCTGTTTTGGGGTAAATTTTATATCTTAAGTGCAGCACTTGGCAAAGGATATGTAATTTTAGCTATTATAATGGCATTAAATTCTGCTATCGCCCTATTTTACTACCTAAAACTTGTTATAAATATGTTTTTATATGACGAAAAAAGCAAAATAAGCTTTGAAGAAAATGGCTTTATTAAATTTTCACTAATACTTTGTGCCGCTTTTTGTATTTTAGCACCTTTTGTAGTTAAATTTATACTTGCGTTTTTATATAATGCCACCATCTTTAGCGGTTTTTAA
- the rlmB gene encoding 23S rRNA (guanosine(2251)-2'-O)-methyltransferase RlmB — MIIYGKQLFLHLLKNHKDEFLKIFLAKECDKALFREISKLNIKIEKLDFKKAQALARGGNHQGFLAEVKDYKFSEFKDLESKNFLAVLYNLSDVGNIGAIVRSAYALGVDGVIIVTKSLAIEGIIRSSSGAAYEIPICKFEDGLTLLNELKQVGFKIYASDAKGKNLKEFASKKVLVMGSEGEGIPNKAIQKCDELIGIKMRNNWDSLNVNAAFAIFCDRMTNGQQ; from the coding sequence ATGATAATTTATGGAAAACAGCTATTTTTACATCTGTTAAAAAACCACAAAGATGAGTTTTTAAAGATTTTTCTTGCCAAAGAGTGCGATAAGGCTTTATTTAGGGAGATTTCAAAGCTTAATATAAAAATAGAAAAACTTGACTTTAAAAAAGCTCAAGCCCTAGCAAGAGGTGGCAATCATCAAGGTTTTTTAGCTGAAGTTAAAGATTATAAGTTTAGTGAATTTAAAGATTTAGAATCTAAGAATTTTTTGGCAGTTTTATATAATCTAAGTGATGTTGGAAACATAGGCGCGATAGTTCGCTCAGCTTATGCACTTGGAGTTGATGGTGTAATTATCGTAACCAAAAGTTTAGCAATAGAGGGTATTATTAGATCTAGCAGTGGTGCTGCGTATGAAATACCAATTTGTAAATTCGAAGATGGGCTAACTCTTTTAAATGAGTTAAAGCAAGTTGGTTTTAAAATTTACGCATCAGATGCAAAAGGTAAAAATTTAAAAGAATTTGCTAGTAAAAAAGTGCTTGTAATGGGAAGTGAGGGCGAGGGAATTCCAAATAAGGCCATTCAAAAATGCGATGAATTAATCGGCATAAAAATGAGAAATAACTGGGATTCTTTAAATGTTAATGCAGCATTTGCAATATTTTGTGACAGGATGACAAATGGACAACAATAA
- a CDS encoding 7-carboxy-7-deazaguanine synthase QueE yields the protein MSLNLVEVFHSIQGEGKYTGTNAIFFRFAGCNLKCPGFNVVKISPKTGEILKGCDTIKAVFTSHFNYEKIECTKTLLSKIPNLNYKPAIIITGGEPLIHHKNPIFYDFISEILHQGYEVHFETNGTIEIDFKKFPLYKNCIYAISIKLSISGETKDKRLNFKALNLLKQNTKECFYKFVISPSFNPNDEICEILNAIKDAKKSDVFCMPLAKNIDELKKNAKFVFNFCLENGYNYTDRVHIRIFNDKEGI from the coding sequence ATGTCTTTAAATCTAGTTGAAGTATTTCACAGTATCCAAGGCGAGGGAAAATATACTGGTACAAATGCTATTTTCTTTCGTTTTGCTGGGTGTAATTTAAAATGTCCGGGCTTTAATGTAGTTAAAATTTCTCCAAAAACAGGGGAAATTTTAAAAGGGTGTGATACAATCAAAGCTGTTTTTACAAGTCATTTTAATTATGAAAAAATTGAATGCACAAAAACTCTTTTATCAAAAATTCCAAATTTAAATTATAAGCCAGCTATCATAATAACAGGCGGTGAGCCACTAATTCATCATAAAAATCCCATTTTTTATGATTTTATTAGCGAAATTTTACATCAAGGCTATGAAGTTCATTTTGAAACAAATGGAACGATTGAGATTGATTTTAAGAAATTTCCTCTTTATAAAAACTGCATTTATGCAATTTCCATAAAACTTTCAATCTCAGGCGAAACAAAAGATAAAAGGCTAAATTTTAAAGCTTTAAATTTATTAAAACAAAACACAAAAGAGTGCTTTTATAAATTTGTAATAAGTCCTAGCTTTAATCCAAATGATGAAATTTGTGAGATTTTAAACGCTATTAAAGACGCTAAAAAAAGCGATGTTTTTTGTATGCCACTAGCTAAAAACATAGATGAACTTAAAAAAAATGCTAAATTTGTATTTAATTTCTGTCTTGAAAACGGCTATAATTATACAGATAGAGTTCATATTAGAATATTTAACGATAAAGAGGGTATATGA
- a CDS encoding 6-pyruvoyl trahydropterin synthase family protein, with protein MIIRKIYDFENAHIVRFCSSKRCRTSIHGHSYRCEVMLSSNFLDNAGMVYDFGLMKQGIKVIIDSFDHATTLFSGDSDEYKNDIKKHSKRWIEIPQNPSAEQFCRVFFILIDRLLSLTNMNNNEKNVTLYSIIVHETATGYAQCFRDDAYNENMGKIELKDIKFSPEILADLDDKEFFTKLKNGIKFNFLKDC; from the coding sequence ATGATAATAAGAAAAATTTATGACTTTGAAAATGCACATATTGTAAGATTTTGCTCTTCGAAGCGTTGCAGAACTAGTATTCACGGACACTCATATAGGTGTGAAGTAATGCTTAGCTCAAATTTTTTAGACAATGCTGGAATGGTATATGATTTTGGATTAATGAAACAAGGTATAAAAGTAATAATTGATAGTTTTGACCATGCTACAACACTTTTTTCAGGCGATAGCGATGAATATAAAAATGATATTAAAAAACACTCAAAAAGATGGATAGAAATTCCACAAAACCCAAGCGCAGAGCAGTTTTGTAGAGTTTTTTTTATTTTAATTGACAGACTTTTAAGTCTTACAAACATGAACAATAATGAAAAAAATGTCACACTTTATAGTATTATAGTTCATGAAACAGCCACTGGATATGCACAATGCTTTAGAGATGATGCATACAATGAAAATATGGGAAAAATAGAGCTTAAAGATATAAAATTTAGTCCTGAAATTTTAGCTGATTTAGATGATAAAGAATTTTTTACAAAACTTAAAAATGGCATTAAGTTTAATTTTTTAAAAGATTGCTAA
- the miaA gene encoding tRNA (adenosine(37)-N6)-dimethylallyltransferase MiaA — MFFEFAIIAPTASGKSDLAIELGSEYDCVILSLDSLSIYKDINIASAKPSDDELEKVIHFGINLTYPNKHFSVGDFINEYKKAKNFAENKNKPLIITGGSGFYLKSMLNGLAPKIEDVKSGLSNLEIYTLALKIDSKFASKFSQNDTYRLNKWYSIYQKTGEIPSLFLEKNTLPPVIENLKIYEISAPKEILDKRISLRTKNMIKNGLIDEAKMLFSKYNSEPKALNSIGLKETKEYLKKEISIDKLEDLITTHTIQLAKRQRTFFKSQFKNKTTLPLNELKYHLKEVLKTAKDGGII, encoded by the coding sequence ATGTTTTTTGAGTTTGCTATTATTGCGCCAACTGCAAGTGGAAAAAGTGATTTAGCAATAGAGCTAGGGAGCGAGTATGATTGTGTTATATTAAGTCTTGATTCACTTTCAATTTATAAAGATATAAATATAGCAAGTGCAAAACCAAGTGACGATGAGTTAGAAAAAGTAATACATTTTGGTATAAATTTGACTTATCCAAATAAACATTTTAGCGTTGGTGATTTTATAAATGAGTATAAAAAAGCCAAAAATTTTGCTGAAAATAAAAATAAACCTCTTATAATAACTGGCGGAAGTGGATTTTACTTAAAATCTATGTTAAATGGACTTGCTCCAAAGATTGAGGATGTAAAATCAGGTTTATCAAATTTAGAAATTTACACCCTTGCCTTGAAAATTGATTCCAAGTTTGCATCTAAATTTAGTCAAAATGATACTTATAGACTCAATAAATGGTATAGCATTTATCAAAAAACAGGTGAAATTCCATCACTTTTTTTAGAAAAAAACACATTGCCACCAGTTATAGAAAATCTTAAAATTTATGAAATCTCAGCTCCAAAAGAAATTCTGGATAAAAGAATATCTCTAAGAACAAAAAATATGATAAAAAATGGTCTTATTGATGAAGCAAAAATGCTTTTTTCAAAGTATAATTCAGAGCCAAAAGCACTAAATTCAATTGGCTTAAAAGAAACAAAAGAATATTTAAAAAAAGAAATTTCCATAGATAAGCTTGAGGATTTAATTACTACACATACAATTCAGCTTGCAAAAAGACAAAGAACTTTTTTTAAATCTCAGTTTAAAAACAAAACAACACTTCCTTTAAATGAATTAAAATATCACTTAAAAGAAGTTTTAAAAACCGCTAAAGATGGTGGCATTATATAA
- a CDS encoding NADH-quinone oxidoreductase subunit M has protein sequence MELSIVLFFPLFAAFFGFFVDEKSIKTYAIITSFIELCLTLFLWYKFDAINNSIMLEVIPFIPNLGINYILGIDGISLFLVILSAFICFVSLISLNISKRKKHLIISILLLEMTMMGVFLSLDAILFYIFWELSLIPMLYIIGFWGSENKIYAAIKFFIYTFFGSIFMLLGLIFMAYLHYKTTGSYSFSILDWQRLAIPKNTQIWLFLAFGIAFAIKTPLFPFHTWLPYAHGKAPTIGSILLAAVLLKMGTYGFVRFSLPIFPDASYYFANFICIIAIIMVIYTSFIAFYQKDIKQVIAYSSIAHMGVIMLGIFSMSIEGISGAIFFMVSHGLVSGGLFMLIGFIYDRTHTKEMAKFGGLAKIMPIYATIFCIMILGGIGLPLTSGFVGEFLSLLGIFKTNPWFAVLGGFGIIMGAIYSLNLYKLTFFGKITNKANLTLPDLKPFELCAIIPILVLVLVLGIFPNTLLVWINDGVLNLLSFMYDKASDETTTKFIKSANELRMIYGK, from the coding sequence ATGGAGTTAAGTATAGTTCTTTTTTTTCCGCTATTTGCAGCATTTTTTGGATTTTTTGTAGATGAAAAAAGTATAAAAACTTATGCCATTATAACCTCTTTCATAGAGTTATGTTTAACACTATTTTTATGGTATAAATTTGATGCTATAAATAACTCAATTATGCTTGAAGTTATTCCTTTTATTCCAAATTTAGGGATAAATTACATTCTTGGAATTGATGGAATATCTTTGTTTTTAGTAATTTTGAGTGCATTTATTTGTTTTGTTAGTTTAATTAGCTTAAATATCTCAAAAAGAAAAAAACATCTAATAATTTCTATTTTATTATTAGAAATGACGATGATGGGTGTTTTTCTAAGCTTAGATGCTATACTTTTTTATATATTTTGGGAGCTCTCACTCATTCCTATGCTTTATATAATTGGTTTTTGGGGAAGTGAAAATAAAATTTACGCTGCAATTAAATTTTTTATCTATACCTTTTTTGGTTCGATTTTCATGCTTTTAGGGCTTATTTTTATGGCATATTTACACTATAAAACAACTGGAAGTTACAGCTTTAGCATACTTGATTGGCAAAGACTAGCAATTCCTAAAAACACCCAAATTTGGCTATTTTTAGCTTTTGGTATTGCATTTGCTATTAAAACTCCGCTTTTTCCGTTTCACACTTGGCTTCCGTATGCTCACGGAAAAGCCCCGACAATAGGCTCTATTTTATTAGCTGCAGTTCTTCTTAAAATGGGAACTTATGGTTTTGTAAGATTTTCTTTGCCGATATTTCCAGATGCAAGTTATTATTTTGCAAATTTTATCTGTATAATTGCCATAATAATGGTAATTTACACCTCTTTTATCGCGTTTTATCAAAAAGATATAAAGCAAGTTATTGCATATAGCTCAATTGCTCATATGGGTGTTATAATGCTTGGAATTTTTTCAATGAGCATTGAAGGGATTAGTGGAGCGATATTTTTTATGGTAAGTCATGGACTTGTAAGCGGTGGACTTTTTATGTTGATTGGCTTTATCTATGATAGAACGCACACAAAAGAAATGGCTAAATTTGGTGGCCTTGCTAAAATTATGCCAATATATGCGACTATTTTTTGCATAATGATTCTTGGAGGTATTGGACTGCCTTTAACAAGTGGATTTGTGGGTGAGTTTTTAAGCCTTTTGGGTATTTTTAAAACTAACCCATGGTTTGCTGTACTTGGTGGCTTTGGCATTATAATGGGTGCAATTTACAGTCTAAATTTATATAAACTTACTTTTTTTGGAAAAATTACCAATAAAGCAAATTTAACTTTGCCTGATTTAAAACCATTTGAGCTTTGTGCCATAATTCCTATTTTAGTTTTAGTTTTAGTTTTAGGGATTTTTCCAAATACACTTTTGGTTTGGATAAATGACGGTGTTTTAAATCTGCTTTCATTTATGTATGATAAAGCCAGTGATGAAACCACAACCAAATTTATAAAATCAGCAAATGAACTAAGGATGATATATGGTAAATAA
- the rpmE gene encoding 50S ribosomal protein L31 → MKKDIHPDYMDCTVTCACGNVFETKSNKKELRVDICSKCHPFFTGSEKIVDSAGRVDKFKKKYGMK, encoded by the coding sequence ATGAAAAAAGATATTCATCCAGACTATATGGATTGCACTGTAACTTGTGCTTGTGGAAATGTTTTTGAAACAAAGTCAAACAAAAAAGAGCTAAGAGTTGATATCTGTTCAAAATGTCATCCATTTTTTACAGGAAGTGAAAAAATCGTAGATTCAGCAGGTAGAGTCGATAAATTTAAGAAAAAATACGGTATGAAATAA
- the mqnP gene encoding menaquinone biosynthesis prenyltransferase MqnP, whose amino-acid sequence MKKFRQVLADINELIVFKHSVFALPFIFIAMITASKLQNNTMWFGWRLLILGILCAVSARSFAMAFNRYMDKDIDEPNPRCANRPSVDGRIGKTNLLIFIGVNALIFIVVAYFINSLAFYLSFPILLFLGGYSIFKRFSQTAHIVLGFCLGLAPIAGSVAVLGAIPLWAILLCFGVAFWVAGFDILYSLQDMEYDKKAGLYSIPACYGSKAAMFISSIFHAITILFWLLFCMASNLGFFAYLGVIISAVILYKEHEIVNKDFTKIDKAFFTLNGYLGIMFFCFIFLDLKI is encoded by the coding sequence ATGAAAAAATTTAGGCAAGTTTTAGCAGATATTAACGAACTTATTGTTTTTAAGCACTCAGTTTTTGCTCTACCGTTTATTTTTATAGCTATGATTACGGCTTCAAAACTTCAAAATAACACGATGTGGTTTGGCTGGAGGCTACTTATTTTAGGAATTTTATGTGCAGTAAGTGCAAGAAGTTTTGCTATGGCTTTTAATAGATATATGGACAAAGACATAGACGAACCAAACCCAAGATGTGCAAATAGACCAAGTGTTGATGGAAGAATCGGAAAGACAAATTTACTTATTTTCATAGGAGTAAATGCTTTAATTTTTATAGTAGTAGCATATTTTATAAATAGTTTAGCCTTTTATTTATCATTTCCAATTTTACTTTTTTTAGGTGGATATTCAATTTTTAAAAGATTTTCACAAACCGCTCATATAGTGCTTGGATTTTGTCTAGGGCTTGCTCCAATTGCAGGAAGTGTGGCAGTTTTAGGAGCTATTCCTCTTTGGGCTATTTTATTATGTTTTGGAGTTGCTTTTTGGGTAGCTGGGTTTGACATACTCTACTCACTTCAAGATATGGAATATGATAAAAAAGCTGGTCTTTATAGTATTCCAGCATGTTATGGAAGTAAGGCAGCTATGTTTATTTCAAGTATTTTTCACGCAATTACAATTTTATTTTGGTTGCTTTTTTGCATGGCTTCAAATTTGGGATTTTTTGCGTATTTAGGTGTTATAATTTCAGCTGTTATTTTGTATAAAGAACATGAGATTGTGAATAAAGACTTTACTAAAATAGACAAAGCATTTTTTACACTAAATGGTTATTTGGGAATAATGTTTTTTTGTTTTATATTTTTAGATTTGAAGATTTAA
- the rsmI gene encoding 16S rRNA (cytidine(1402)-2'-O)-methyltransferase encodes MLYFIPTPIGNLSDVSLHILEVLAKCEVIFCEDTRVTKKFLNLLQTRYSLKLKDVSFYSLHSHNEDEILKNIDLSIFKKICAYMSDAGMPCISDPGNSLVKFAQKNKVEYEVLSGSNALILAAVASGLVEKEFSFLGFLPNKGDERKVAIQNALNLPYPVIIYESPKRILNLIKTISGLDPQRKIFIIKEATKKFETKYFDKAINLAQILENENLNGEFCLVIDKSKNTKFETILESDILDLDIPPKPKSKLLSKITGINQKKIYKNLIK; translated from the coding sequence TTGCTTTATTTTATTCCTACACCAATAGGAAATTTATCTGATGTATCCTTGCATATTTTAGAAGTTTTAGCCAAATGCGAAGTTATTTTTTGCGAGGATACAAGAGTTACTAAAAAATTTTTAAACCTACTCCAAACTCGCTATTCTTTAAAGCTAAAAGATGTATCTTTTTACTCACTCCATTCACACAATGAAGATGAAATTTTAAAAAATATTGATTTAAGTATTTTTAAAAAAATATGTGCATATATGAGCGATGCTGGAATGCCATGCATTAGCGATCCTGGAAATAGCTTAGTTAAATTTGCTCAAAAAAATAAAGTCGAATATGAAGTTTTAAGTGGCTCAAATGCCTTAATTTTGGCAGCTGTTGCAAGTGGGTTAGTAGAAAAAGAGTTTAGCTTTTTAGGTTTTTTACCAAACAAAGGCGATGAGAGAAAAGTAGCTATACAAAATGCTTTAAATTTACCCTATCCAGTGATAATTTATGAATCCCCGAAGAGGATTTTAAATTTAATAAAAACTATTTCAGGCCTAGACCCACAAAGAAAAATTTTTATCATAAAAGAAGCAACTAAAAAATTTGAAACAAAATATTTTGATAAAGCTATAAATTTAGCTCAAATTTTAGAAAATGAAAATTTAAATGGTGAGTTTTGCTTAGTGATAGACAAAAGTAAAAATACAAAGTTTGAAACCATTTTAGAAAGTGATATTTTAGATCTTGATATACCACCCAAACCAAAATCAAAACTTTTATCAAAAATTACAGGAATAAACCAAAAAAAAATTTATAAAAATTTAATAAAATAA
- the moaA gene encoding GTP 3',8-cyclase MoaA has protein sequence MLIDGHGRIVDYLRVSVTERCNFRCKYCMPNKPFEWVPHEKILSFEELFLFIKVAIDEGVKKIRITGGEPLVRKDTDKFIKMISDYAPNIDLAMTTNGYFLKDFAKKLKDSGLKRINMSLDTLNKEKAFKLTGKNVLEKVVSGFEEALNAGLKVKLNCVALKNFNDDELVSLLEFAKNHGCEIRFIEYMENIHAKNFLKSLKKDEILTILSSKFKFKESVKKLNSPATLFELEDGYRFGIIDPHKHDFCNTCNRIRLSAEGLLIPCLYFEDALSIKEAVRNGDIIKASEILREVLKNKPEKNRWENSINQNEISSRAFYKTGG, from the coding sequence ATGTTAATAGATGGGCATGGAAGAATTGTTGATTATTTAAGAGTTTCTGTTACTGAAAGATGTAATTTTAGGTGCAAATACTGTATGCCAAATAAACCATTTGAATGGGTACCGCATGAAAAAATTTTAAGCTTTGAAGAGTTATTTTTATTTATAAAAGTTGCAATTGATGAGGGTGTTAAAAAAATAAGAATAACAGGCGGAGAACCTTTAGTTAGAAAAGATACTGATAAGTTTATAAAAATGATAAGTGATTATGCCCCAAATATTGACTTAGCAATGACTACAAATGGATACTTCTTAAAAGATTTTGCCAAAAAACTAAAAGATAGCGGACTAAAAAGAATTAATATGTCCCTTGATACCTTGAACAAGGAAAAAGCTTTTAAATTAACTGGAAAGAATGTACTTGAAAAAGTTGTAAGCGGCTTTGAGGAGGCCCTAAATGCTGGACTTAAAGTCAAATTAAATTGTGTGGCTTTAAAAAATTTTAACGATGATGAACTTGTGAGTCTTTTAGAATTTGCTAAAAATCATGGATGTGAAATTAGATTTATCGAATATATGGAAAATATCCATGCAAAAAACTTTTTAAAAAGTCTTAAAAAAGATGAAATCTTAACTATTCTATCAAGCAAATTTAAATTCAAAGAAAGTGTTAAAAAACTAAACTCTCCAGCTACCCTTTTTGAATTAGAAGATGGATATAGATTTGGAATAATTGATCCACATAAGCACGATTTTTGCAATACTTGCAATAGAATTAGGCTAAGTGCAGAAGGGCTTTTAATACCTTGTTTGTATTTTGAAGATGCACTAAGCATAAAAGAAGCTGTTAGAAACGGTGACATTATAAAAGCAAGTGAAATTTTAAGAGAGGTTTTAAAAAATAAACCTGAAAAAAATAGATGGGAAAACAGCATAAATCAAAATGAAATTTCAAGTAGAGCTTTTTATAAAACTGGTGGCTAA